One stretch of Euphorbia lathyris chromosome 7, ddEupLath1.1, whole genome shotgun sequence DNA includes these proteins:
- the LOC136235980 gene encoding uncharacterized protein, producing the protein MNLQEHHKCRLQLMIGSVKVVVAHGMVHRDLTLNHHEPLRPGHVKVSVDFVEIGYLHELIPVLSSYAKKLGEAEGSFTQWPKDLVLLCHDNEVSIPREPSGSKKQVDSGRATNEFAINPKRPFQIDVSLSHLTEKCRYLQSFVFTFPKGNTFKMRSGKKAFNYSDAHDDIIYIMSEDVTQLLIGDRLSVSVLQVFMLAMIDRYPYKFDLNSITFMCPSKEPLDSSCAFFG; encoded by the exons ATGAATCTACAAGAGCATCATAAATGTCGGTTGCAATTAATGATCGGCTCTGTGAAAGTCGTTGTTGCTCATGGTATGGTACATCGAGACTTGACCCTTAATCATCATGAGCCATTGCGTCCTGGACATGTGAAAGTGTCAGTTGACTTTGTTGAGATAGGTTATTTACATGAACTTATTCCCGTACTGTCTTCATATGCTAAGAAACTTGGTGAAGCAGAAGGTAGTTTCACGCAATGGCCAAAAGATTTGGTTCTTCTTTGTCATGATAATGAG GTGAGCATTCCAAGAGAGCCGAGTGGAAGTAAGAAACAGGTTGATAGTGGCCGTGCGACTAATGAGTTTGCTATAAATCCTAAAAGACCCTTTCAGATTGATGTATCATTATCACATTTGACTGAAAAGTGTCGATATTTGCAGTCATTTGTTTTTACCTTTCCGAAGGGAAACACCTTCAAAATGAGGAGTGGTAAGAAAGCTTTTAATTATTCTGATGCTCATGATGACATTATCTATATCATGTCAGAAGATGTTACTCAACTTCTCATAGGAGATCGTCTCAGTGTTTCAGTTCTGCAAGTTTTTATGTT GGCTATGATAGATCGGTATCCTTATAAGTTTGATTTGAACTCCATTACATTCATGTGTCCAAGTAAG GAACCATTGGATTCTTCTTGTGCTTTCTTTGGCTAA